The proteins below are encoded in one region of Caloramator mitchellensis:
- a CDS encoding PqqD family protein, translated as MAKEKKDDNFLLYIPRKKHTTYEKRNGKVYLIFYHNKPIEKFLRWLVKKPAVSDMELDNLGSTVWELIDGQNTVYDIGQRLLEKFGKDAEPVYDRLIMYLRYLNRRGWIAFDRGNQE; from the coding sequence ATGGCAAAGGAAAAAAAGGATGATAATTTTCTGCTCTATATTCCAAGAAAAAAACATACTACATATGAAAAGAGAAACGGTAAAGTTTATTTGATTTTTTATCACAACAAGCCTATTGAAAAATTTTTAAGATGGCTTGTAAAAAAACCTGCGGTTTCTGATATGGAACTTGACAATTTAGGCTCAACTGTCTGGGAACTTATAGATGGGCAAAATACTGTCTATGATATCGGCCAAAGATTGCTTGAGAAATTTGGAAAGGATGCAGAACCTGTTTATGATAGGTTAATAATGTATCTCAGATATTTAAATAGAAGAGGATGGATAGCCTTTGATAGAGGCAATCAAGAATAG
- the pepV gene encoding dipeptidase PepV codes for MNINQKIDEMREEIIRSTQEILKIKSVEDTPKEGMPFGVGVAKSLDYALKLSEELGFKSVNMDGYVGYAEFGEGEDYIAVLGHLDVVPEGDGWIHPPYGAEIHDGKIYARGALDDKGPMIAALYGLKAIKDLNLPLSKRVRIIFGTNEETGSNDIPYYLKYEKPPVAGFTPDAEFPLIHAEKGLTVFNVIKDLVKKPEGDVSVKYIKGGQRANMVPDYCEAGLVVKNVESVKGIIDDFINKTGFELKYELKEELLIVKAFGVSAHGSTPEHGKNAIMMMFALLGELNLGESDIKHFIDFFNKYVGFETKGESFGCYLKDETGELSFNVGVVEMNEDKVTMALNLRYPCTYKFEDMMNPFNKRIEGTGIKVDKMAHQEPLYFAKDHELVKKLMKVYRDITNDDSEPIAIGGGTYAKEMPNTLAFGPLFPGKPDVIHQANEYIEVEDLISITKIYANAIYELAK; via the coding sequence ATGAATATTAATCAAAAAATCGATGAGATGAGAGAAGAGATAATAAGGTCAACTCAGGAAATTTTAAAGATTAAAAGCGTTGAAGACACTCCAAAGGAAGGAATGCCATTTGGTGTGGGAGTTGCAAAGTCACTCGATTATGCTCTAAAGCTTTCAGAAGAATTAGGATTTAAATCAGTTAACATGGATGGATATGTTGGATATGCTGAATTTGGTGAAGGAGAAGATTACATAGCTGTTTTAGGGCATCTTGATGTTGTTCCAGAGGGAGATGGATGGATACACCCACCATATGGTGCTGAAATACACGATGGAAAAATTTATGCAAGAGGTGCACTTGACGATAAGGGACCTATGATAGCTGCACTTTATGGTTTAAAGGCTATAAAGGATTTAAATTTACCTCTTTCAAAGAGGGTAAGAATTATATTTGGAACTAACGAAGAAACAGGTTCAAATGACATACCCTATTATTTAAAATATGAAAAACCACCTGTTGCAGGATTTACTCCTGATGCTGAATTTCCACTCATTCATGCTGAAAAGGGATTAACTGTATTTAATGTTATTAAGGATTTAGTAAAAAAACCTGAAGGTGATGTTTCAGTAAAGTATATAAAGGGCGGTCAAAGGGCTAATATGGTTCCAGATTACTGTGAAGCAGGTCTTGTAGTTAAAAATGTGGAATCTGTAAAGGGAATAATAGATGATTTTATAAATAAAACTGGTTTTGAATTAAAATATGAATTAAAGGAAGAACTTTTAATCGTTAAAGCATTTGGAGTTTCAGCCCACGGAAGCACACCTGAACATGGTAAAAATGCTATTATGATGATGTTTGCTCTTCTTGGAGAACTTAATTTAGGAGAGAGCGATATCAAGCATTTTATTGACTTTTTTAATAAGTATGTTGGCTTTGAAACAAAGGGTGAATCCTTTGGATGCTATTTAAAGGATGAAACCGGGGAACTTTCCTTCAATGTAGGCGTTGTTGAAATGAATGAGGATAAAGTTACGATGGCGCTTAACCTAAGATACCCATGCACTTATAAATTTGAAGACATGATGAATCCATTTAATAAGAGGATTGAAGGAACAGGAATAAAAGTTGATAAAATGGCACATCAGGAACCACTATATTTTGCAAAAGACCACGAACTTGTAAAAAAGCTTATGAAGGTTTATAGGGATATTACAAATGATGACAGTGAACCTATAGCAATTGGCGGTGGAACCTATGCAAAGGAAATGCCAAATACTCTGGCTTTTGGACCACTATTCCCAGGAAAACCAGATGTAATCCACCAGGCAAATGAATATATAGAAGTTGAGGATTTGATTTCGATAACTAAGATATATGCAAACGCTATATATGAGCTTGCAAAATAA
- a CDS encoding OPT family oligopeptide transporter, giving the protein MAENKGLSAGAYGGISGDDYVPYVPVNKAMPEMTVLSILIGIIFAIVFGAANTYLGLKVGMTIAAGIPGAILATGILKGILKRNNILEANMIQAMASMGESLAGGLIFTIPAVIIFGSELTIGTITVVAILGGLLGILFVVPLRRYLIVEEHGKLIYPEGMAAAEVLVSSSAGGTGFKTMMTGVAGGGIFKFLSEGLLLWKYEPEWTIKPLQGAIFGADVTAALIGVGYIVGIEIGMYMFAGALVAWLGLIPLIKYIGAGLTTPLFPAAVTIAEMDAWSIWSKYIRYVGAGAVIAGGFISIAKALPTIAKSFKSAMAGIGAKASQKRTDVDVPMTYVIAGAIFVFIMAWLFPMTNVPVAGAVFIIIFAFFFSVVSARLVGVIGTSNNPISGMTISSLLFITGILKITGYADDKAMVAAIIAGGIVCVAIAIAGGTAQSLKTTQIIGGTPKNLEIGMFLATAASAAAIGYVILMLHSAYGIGSKDIPAPQATMMSMVVKGIMTSQLPWTLVLAGISFGVMCELMGIPILPFALGLYLPIHLSAGVVIGGIVRSLVDKKFKNDENTLKEKTETGVLLASGMVAGESLVGILLAVFAMLGINIGFGANIIPAITGSPWTSAVMGFVLCYWIYTYVVKNK; this is encoded by the coding sequence ATGGCTGAAAACAAAGGGCTTTCAGCAGGTGCATACGGTGGAATATCAGGCGATGATTATGTTCCATATGTTCCTGTGAACAAAGCTATGCCAGAGATGACTGTTTTATCAATTTTAATCGGTATCATTTTTGCAATCGTATTTGGTGCAGCAAATACTTACCTTGGATTAAAGGTTGGTATGACAATAGCTGCAGGTATTCCTGGTGCAATTCTTGCAACAGGTATTTTGAAGGGGATATTAAAAAGAAATAATATTCTTGAAGCAAATATGATTCAAGCAATGGCTTCAATGGGTGAATCATTAGCAGGCGGTCTAATATTTACCATTCCAGCCGTAATTATTTTTGGAAGTGAACTGACTATTGGAACAATTACTGTAGTTGCAATTCTTGGCGGACTTTTAGGTATTTTATTCGTTGTTCCTCTAAGAAGATATTTAATAGTTGAAGAACACGGAAAACTTATTTATCCTGAGGGAATGGCAGCAGCGGAAGTTTTGGTTTCATCAAGTGCTGGCGGAACAGGATTTAAAACTATGATGACGGGTGTTGCTGGCGGCGGAATATTTAAATTCTTATCAGAAGGATTACTACTTTGGAAGTATGAACCAGAATGGACAATTAAGCCTCTTCAAGGTGCTATATTTGGTGCTGACGTTACAGCTGCATTAATAGGTGTTGGATACATCGTAGGAATTGAAATTGGTATGTATATGTTTGCAGGTGCACTTGTTGCTTGGCTTGGATTGATTCCACTTATTAAGTATATAGGTGCTGGCCTTACAACTCCATTATTCCCAGCAGCAGTTACAATAGCTGAAATGGATGCTTGGTCAATTTGGAGCAAGTATATAAGATACGTTGGTGCAGGTGCGGTTATAGCGGGTGGATTCATAAGCATTGCAAAGGCACTCCCAACAATCGCAAAGTCATTCAAGTCAGCTATGGCTGGAATAGGTGCAAAAGCAAGCCAAAAGAGAACAGATGTAGACGTTCCTATGACTTATGTTATAGCTGGTGCTATATTCGTATTCATAATGGCTTGGCTATTCCCAATGACAAATGTTCCAGTTGCTGGTGCAGTGTTTATAATTATTTTTGCATTCTTCTTCTCTGTTGTATCAGCAAGACTTGTTGGTGTTATCGGAACATCAAACAACCCAATTTCAGGTATGACTATTTCATCACTTTTATTTATAACAGGTATTTTAAAGATTACAGGATATGCTGACGATAAAGCTATGGTTGCAGCAATAATTGCAGGCGGTATTGTTTGCGTTGCAATAGCAATAGCAGGTGGAACTGCACAGAGCTTAAAGACGACTCAAATTATCGGAGGAACTCCAAAAAATCTTGAAATAGGAATGTTCCTTGCAACTGCAGCTTCAGCAGCAGCTATTGGTTATGTTATTTTAATGCTTCATTCAGCTTATGGAATTGGTTCAAAGGATATTCCAGCTCCACAGGCTACAATGATGTCGATGGTTGTTAAGGGTATTATGACATCACAACTCCCATGGACACTTGTTCTTGCAGGTATTTCATTTGGGGTAATGTGCGAACTTATGGGCATTCCAATATTACCTTTCGCGCTTGGACTTTATCTTCCAATTCATTTAAGTGCAGGTGTTGTAATAGGTGGTATTGTTAGGTCTCTTGTTGACAAGAAGTTCAAGAACGACGAAAATACCCTCAAGGAAAAGACAGAAACTGGGGTATTGCTTGCGTCAGGTATGGTTGCTGGTGAATCCTTGGTAGGTATTCTACTTGCAGTGTTTGCAATGCTTGGAATAAATATAGGATTTGGAGCTAATATTATTCCAGCTATAACTGGAAGCCCATGGACTTCAGCAGTTATGGGATTTGTTCTCTGCTACTGGATATATACTTATGTAGTTAAGAATAAGTAA
- the hutH gene encoding histidine ammonia-lyase, translated as MNKVVIDGHHLSIEDVVNVARHGYLVELSEDAKAKVEKARALVDKFVQEERIEYGITTGFGKFAEVVISKDDAKRLQRNLIVSHATAVGNELDAEIVRGIMLLRANALSKGYSGIRLSTLNTLIEMLNKGVVPVVYEKGSLGASGDLAPLSHMVLVMIGEGEAYYNGERMSGAEALKRAGIEPVELVEKEGLALINGTQVMTSIGALALYDAINLAKASDIIAAMTVEALRGITDAYYHRVHEVRPQIGQMKCARNMLRLLEGSSLTSRQGEIRVQDAYTLRCIPQIHGASKDAIEYVKKVVEIEINSATDNPLIFEDEMRVISGGNFHGQPMALAMDFLGIAVSEIANVSERRIERLVNYQLNDLPAFLTKKGGLNSGFMIAQYTAAALVSENKVLAHPASVDSIPSSANQEDHVSMGTIAARKARSIIYNASRVLGIEYLAAAQAIDFRGDFRLGNGTDAAYKLIREEVEHLDEDRIMYIDINRASKIVDSGMLVKRVEEAIGEIEN; from the coding sequence ATGAACAAGGTTGTGATTGACGGACACCATTTGAGTATTGAAGATGTTGTTAATGTTGCAAGACACGGATATTTAGTCGAATTATCAGAAGATGCTAAGGCTAAAGTTGAAAAGGCCAGGGCACTTGTTGACAAGTTTGTTCAGGAAGAAAGAATAGAATACGGTATAACTACAGGGTTTGGCAAATTTGCTGAAGTAGTAATTTCTAAAGATGATGCTAAAAGGCTACAGAGAAATTTAATAGTATCTCATGCAACAGCAGTTGGAAATGAACTTGATGCAGAAATTGTAAGGGGAATTATGCTATTAAGAGCAAATGCTCTATCAAAGGGATATTCAGGTATTAGATTGTCAACTTTAAATACATTGATTGAAATGCTAAATAAAGGAGTAGTTCCTGTTGTATATGAAAAGGGTTCATTAGGTGCCAGCGGTGATTTAGCACCACTTTCGCATATGGTGCTTGTAATGATAGGCGAAGGCGAAGCATACTATAACGGTGAAAGAATGAGCGGTGCTGAGGCGTTAAAAAGAGCCGGGATTGAGCCTGTGGAGCTTGTTGAAAAGGAAGGTTTGGCTCTAATTAATGGAACACAGGTTATGACATCAATAGGAGCACTTGCATTGTATGATGCTATTAACCTTGCAAAGGCGTCTGATATAATAGCTGCTATGACAGTTGAAGCTTTAAGGGGCATTACTGATGCATATTATCACAGGGTGCATGAAGTTAGGCCGCAGATAGGCCAGATGAAGTGTGCAAGAAATATGTTAAGATTATTAGAAGGAAGCAGCCTCACATCAAGACAGGGAGAGATAAGAGTTCAGGATGCCTATACATTAAGATGTATACCTCAGATACACGGTGCAAGCAAGGATGCCATTGAATACGTTAAAAAAGTTGTTGAAATAGAAATCAACTCGGCTACAGACAATCCACTGATATTTGAAGATGAAATGCGAGTAATATCGGGCGGCAACTTCCACGGTCAGCCTATGGCGCTTGCGATGGATTTTTTAGGTATTGCAGTTTCTGAAATTGCAAATGTATCTGAAAGAAGGATAGAAAGACTTGTTAATTATCAATTAAACGATTTACCAGCATTTTTGACTAAAAAGGGAGGACTTAACTCAGGGTTTATGATTGCACAATATACAGCAGCAGCGTTGGTTTCTGAAAACAAAGTTCTTGCTCATCCTGCATCCGTGGATTCAATTCCATCCTCAGCAAACCAGGAGGACCATGTGAGCATGGGAACAATAGCTGCAAGGAAGGCAAGGAGCATAATATACAATGCTTCAAGGGTTTTAGGGATTGAATATCTTGCTGCAGCTCAGGCTATTGATTTCAGAGGAGACTTTAGGCTTGGAAACGGAACTGATGCAGCTTATAAACTGATAAGAGAGGAAGTAGAACATTTAGATGAAGACAGAATAATGTATATTGATATTAATAGGGCAAGCAAAATAGTAGACAGCGGAATGTTGGTTAAGCGTGTAGAAGAGGCAATTGGGGAGATAGAAAATTAA
- a CDS encoding GAF domain-containing protein, whose protein sequence is MFYKMLLYRIESWVSAEKDVLANLCNIAALLYDNIDDINWAGFYLMKNGELVLGPFGGKAACTRIKIGKGVCGTTARDRITYVVPNVHEFEGHIACDSASNSEIVVPIIKDDVLYGVLDIDSPNFNRFDEVDKLYLEKLIEKLNKYIDWNEVAKIN, encoded by the coding sequence ATGTTCTATAAAATGCTGCTATACAGAATAGAGAGCTGGGTGTCTGCTGAAAAGGACGTCCTTGCGAACCTATGTAATATAGCAGCTCTTTTGTATGACAATATTGATGATATAAACTGGGCGGGCTTTTATTTGATGAAGAATGGTGAACTCGTATTAGGGCCATTTGGAGGCAAAGCTGCCTGCACAAGAATTAAGATAGGAAAGGGAGTATGCGGGACAACAGCAAGGGATAGAATTACATATGTCGTTCCTAATGTTCATGAATTTGAAGGACATATAGCCTGCGACAGCGCGTCGAATTCAGAAATTGTGGTTCCAATAATTAAAGATGATGTTTTATACGGCGTTTTGGATATAGACAGCCCTAATTTTAATCGATTTGACGAGGTGGATAAGCTATACCTTGAAAAGCTTATAGAAAAATTAAATAAATACATAGATTGGAATGAAGTTGCAAAAATAAATTGA
- a CDS encoding N-6 DNA methylase, whose product MLQEFLREIDVTYDCLIAGQDRTDEFYSKWGVANFLGETYQELLKKEDKKDKGSVYTPKEVVDFMVKDLISLEEYKKNTYIKILDPSCGGGYFLLYVYNMLVEFAKELGIEKPNEHVIKNNIFGYDIDSSAIKITSIELYRKSRVLPQNIILKDFILDCKEQFDFIIANPPYMGHKIINGDYRNKIAVNFRDVFYDKGDLSYCFIKKAIDSIKTGGRFLFFTSRYLLEAQNAEGIRKYILRSGTVNKIIDFYGLRVFKGAGIDNIIIDFSKTNELDKIDYIRFTTLEKNINDIFEDINRKKYNYTKHVEVLKREIENGRWQFLNSIEKSILNKIKGVEIGQFANTYQGIITGCDDAFIVSMEDAEYLNIEKELLRPWIKSKNIKKFTVEYADKFIIYSNLIDDEYKYNNAIEYIGRFRQRLEKRRECKNGFRKWFQLQWGRDLTIFEDKKIVFPFKANSNRFAIDRGNLFSADVYALVINGMFREIYSYEFLAGVLNSSIYEFYIKTMLKKLGDDLYEYYPYNLIRIKIPDFIKDVEDIVLKQGKTNIEEIDNILIEKFNITNREFEEVKFWLNS is encoded by the coding sequence ATGCTGCAGGAATTTTTAAGGGAGATTGATGTCACATATGACTGTTTGATTGCCGGTCAAGATAGAACGGATGAATTTTATTCAAAATGGGGAGTTGCAAATTTTTTAGGTGAAACATACCAGGAATTATTAAAAAAAGAGGATAAAAAGGATAAAGGAAGCGTATATACTCCAAAAGAAGTTGTTGATTTTATGGTTAAGGATTTAATAAGTTTGGAAGAGTATAAAAAAAATACTTATATAAAAATACTTGACCCTTCCTGTGGTGGCGGATATTTTTTGTTATATGTTTACAATATGTTAGTAGAATTTGCTAAGGAATTGGGAATTGAAAAACCAAATGAGCATGTTATTAAAAACAATATATTTGGATACGATATAGATTCTTCAGCAATAAAAATAACAAGCATTGAACTTTATAGAAAAAGCAGAGTTTTACCTCAAAACATTATCTTAAAGGATTTTATTTTGGACTGCAAAGAGCAATTTGATTTTATAATTGCAAATCCTCCGTATATGGGACATAAAATAATTAATGGGGATTACAGGAATAAAATAGCAGTAAATTTTAGAGATGTATTCTATGATAAGGGTGATTTGTCCTATTGCTTTATCAAAAAAGCAATAGATTCTATAAAAACAGGAGGAAGATTTTTATTCTTTACTTCAAGATATTTGCTTGAGGCTCAAAACGCAGAAGGAATTAGAAAATATATTCTAAGAAGTGGAACTGTAAACAAAATAATAGACTTCTATGGTTTAAGGGTCTTTAAAGGGGCTGGAATAGACAATATTATTATTGACTTTTCAAAAACAAATGAGCTTGATAAGATAGATTACATTAGATTCACAACATTAGAAAAAAATATAAACGATATATTTGAGGATATAAATAGAAAAAAATACAATTATACAAAACACGTTGAAGTTTTGAAAAGGGAAATTGAAAATGGCAGATGGCAGTTTTTAAATTCAATTGAAAAGAGTATACTAAATAAAATTAAAGGAGTAGAGATTGGACAATTTGCAAATACATATCAGGGGATTATAACTGGGTGCGACGATGCATTTATTGTATCAATGGAAGATGCTGAATATTTGAATATTGAAAAAGAATTGTTAAGGCCATGGATAAAGAGCAAAAATATCAAAAAATTCACCGTTGAGTATGCAGATAAATTTATAATATATTCAAACCTAATCGATGATGAATATAAGTATAACAACGCTATTGAATATATTGGAAGATTCAGGCAAAGGTTAGAAAAAAGAAGAGAGTGCAAAAACGGATTTAGAAAATGGTTTCAACTTCAATGGGGGCGGGATTTGACTATTTTTGAAGATAAAAAGATAGTTTTTCCATTTAAGGCTAATTCTAATAGGTTTGCAATCGATAGGGGAAATTTATTCAGTGCGGATGTATATGCGCTTGTTATAAATGGGATGTTTAGAGAAATATATAGCTATGAATTTTTAGCAGGGGTTTTAAACAGTTCAATATATGAGTTTTATATTAAAACAATGCTAAAAAAACTTGGAGACGATTTATACGAATATTACCCATATAATCTCATCCGGATTAAAATCCCAGATTTTATAAAAGATGTTGAGGATATTGTTTTAAAGCAGGGGAAAACTAATATAGAAGAAATAGATAATATCTTAATAGAAAAATTCAATATTACAAATAGAGAATTTGAAGAAGTCAAATTTTGGCTAAATAGTTGA
- a CDS encoding glutaredoxin family protein has translation MAITVYTTPTUPWCTRVKDYLRQRNVPFTEKNVAADRAAAMEMVKRSGQMGVPVIDINGKIIVGFDKEAIDRAL, from the coding sequence ATGGCTATAACTGTATATACAACTCCAACTTGACCATGGTGCACAAGGGTAAAGGATTACCTTAGACAGAGAAATGTGCCATTTACTGAAAAGAACGTAGCAGCAGATAGAGCTGCAGCTATGGAAATGGTTAAAAGGTCAGGACAAATGGGAGTTCCTGTTATAGACATCAATGGCAAGATAATAGTTGGATTTGATAAAGAAGCCATCGATAGAGCTCTATAA
- a CDS encoding DUF4438 domain-containing protein, translating into MLKTNFEKVVMQSVQGKIHHPINPTPFRVDVNGRAHVLPATGGISYNVKVGDSAFGWSGDHVEPGVSIRNEDKNENGALMIFACIGNEARVVTGDAKGAKGYVIGKHGGIDHVLIQFKQEDLEKMAIDDKILIKGFGQGLKLLDYPEIEVMNIDPRLFLNIPIKEQDGRLSVPVAAEVPAYLMGSGIGAATAFSGDYDLMTEDIEEIKRLGLDRLRFGDIVLLRDCDNTYGRGYLKGAVSIGVVIHSDCIKMGHGPGITTIMTCKKDLIEGYIDEKANIVNYINYID; encoded by the coding sequence ATGCTAAAAACAAATTTTGAAAAGGTAGTCATGCAATCAGTTCAAGGGAAGATACATCACCCTATAAATCCTACACCATTCAGAGTCGACGTTAACGGAAGGGCACATGTGCTGCCTGCAACTGGAGGAATAAGCTATAATGTTAAAGTGGGAGATAGTGCCTTTGGATGGTCAGGCGACCATGTTGAACCTGGCGTTTCAATTAGAAATGAAGACAAAAATGAAAACGGAGCGCTTATGATATTTGCGTGCATTGGAAATGAGGCCAGGGTTGTTACAGGCGATGCAAAGGGTGCAAAGGGATATGTGATAGGAAAACATGGCGGAATAGACCACGTATTAATACAATTTAAACAAGAAGATTTAGAAAAAATGGCCATAGATGATAAAATTTTAATTAAGGGATTTGGACAGGGCTTGAAGTTATTAGATTATCCTGAAATCGAAGTTATGAATATCGACCCAAGGCTGTTTTTAAACATTCCAATAAAAGAGCAGGATGGCAGATTGTCGGTTCCAGTTGCAGCAGAGGTTCCAGCATATCTTATGGGTTCAGGTATAGGTGCAGCGACTGCATTCTCAGGTGATTACGATTTAATGACCGAAGATATAGAAGAAATTAAAAGACTTGGACTTGATAGATTAAGATTTGGAGATATTGTCTTATTAAGGGACTGCGACAACACATACGGCAGAGGCTATTTAAAAGGAGCAGTCAGCATTGGCGTTGTAATTCACAGCGACTGTATTAAAATGGGGCATGGACCTGGAATTACAACTATCATGACATGCAAGAAGGATTTAATTGAAGGCTATATAGACGAGAAAGCTAATATAGTTAATTATATAAACTACATCGATTAG
- a CDS encoding tetratricopeptide repeat protein — protein sequence MTDKKSFRTMIFLLFIIILLIGFSDFLDFMPATARNIILIVFVLAVVIYQSKRPVKDLKDVSRRYQSASLYSRKKALEVLNEGLKLETLNNNEKLYLYMQIALEQYKMKDYTNAVESFKRVVDEAIKTEYVRIEEKFLIKMVGTYILENKRSEAEKIYNKLLALGKCEKSKVVEGMLQNKG from the coding sequence GTGACGGATAAAAAATCATTCAGGACCATGATATTTCTGCTGTTTATAATAATACTGCTTATTGGATTTTCAGACTTCTTAGATTTTATGCCGGCTACGGCAAGAAATATTATATTGATTGTATTCGTTTTAGCGGTTGTGATTTATCAATCCAAAAGGCCTGTAAAGGATTTAAAGGATGTTAGCAGAAGATATCAGAGCGCAAGTCTTTATAGCAGAAAGAAGGCGCTTGAAGTTTTAAACGAAGGACTGAAACTTGAAACTTTAAATAATAATGAAAAACTTTATCTATATATGCAGATTGCCCTTGAACAATACAAGATGAAGGATTATACAAATGCAGTGGAAAGCTTTAAAAGGGTTGTCGATGAAGCGATTAAGACGGAGTATGTGAGAATAGAAGAAAAATTTCTAATTAAAATGGTAGGAACTTATATTTTGGAAAACAAACGCAGCGAGGCTGAAAAAATTTATAATAAACTGCTTGCACTTGGTAAGTGTGAGAAAAGCAAGGTAGTTGAAGGAATGCTGCAGAACAAAGGTTGA
- a CDS encoding TMEM165/GDT1 family protein, protein MALLKTFLLVLIAEMGDKTQLLAAALASKYKPRDAAIGIFIATLLLNLIAVLLGSSIGCFIPMNTVQIIAGVLFIFFGFISLREDNDEEEEEVKQSKWKLPAFIIVTFAFFIAELGDKTQIMTFTLAAQFNSPGQVLIGSVIGMFIADSIGFLFGTLMSQRLHEKHIKMIAGFVFIFFGLITLYSSLKSLENPLIFVSLVIVVGIAVYFIKFKKKNNRWIEF, encoded by the coding sequence ATGGCATTATTAAAAACTTTTTTACTAGTTCTCATTGCAGAAATGGGAGACAAAACCCAGCTGCTTGCTGCAGCACTTGCTAGCAAATATAAACCAAGGGACGCTGCTATTGGAATATTTATTGCAACATTGCTGCTTAATTTGATTGCAGTTTTATTGGGTAGCAGCATAGGATGTTTTATTCCTATGAACACAGTTCAGATTATTGCAGGGGTATTGTTCATTTTTTTTGGATTTATATCCTTAAGAGAAGATAACGATGAGGAAGAAGAAGAGGTAAAGCAATCCAAATGGAAATTGCCCGCATTTATTATTGTAACCTTCGCTTTTTTTATTGCAGAGCTTGGGGACAAGACTCAAATCATGACATTTACTCTTGCAGCACAATTTAACAGCCCTGGACAGGTTTTAATTGGTTCAGTAATAGGCATGTTTATTGCAGACAGCATAGGTTTTTTATTCGGAACACTAATGAGCCAGAGGCTACACGAAAAACATATTAAAATGATTGCAGGATTTGTATTCATATTTTTCGGACTAATAACCCTTTATTCATCGTTAAAATCACTTGAAAATCCACTAATATTCGTATCGTTAGTTATTGTTGTCGGCATAGCAGTTTATTTCATCAAATTTAAGAAAAAAAATAATAGATGGATTGAATTTTAA
- the speE gene encoding polyamine aminopropyltransferase, whose translation MEMWLKEMQIDGAAMTYKVKETLVRKKTQYQDLAIVDTDVFGRMLVLDGIVQTTIKDEFVYHEMISHIPLFTHPNPKKVLVVGGGDGGAIREILKHPSVEKAVLCEIDGDVIDECKKYLPEISCALDDPRCEIFVGDGIQYVKEHKNEFDVIIVDSTDPFSIAEGLFGGNFYKDIYNALTEDGIFIAQTETPFYLPDTVKKVHNDAKAIFPITKLFMAAIPTYPGGYWSFTIGSKKYDPTEVDTTKIPEIDTKYYTREIHKACFVLPRYIQELVK comes from the coding sequence ATGGAAATGTGGTTAAAGGAAATGCAGATTGATGGTGCTGCAATGACTTATAAGGTTAAGGAAACTTTAGTTAGAAAAAAGACTCAATATCAGGACCTTGCAATTGTAGATACAGATGTTTTTGGAAGAATGCTTGTTCTTGATGGAATAGTTCAAACAACAATAAAGGATGAATTTGTTTACCATGAAATGATTTCACATATTCCTCTCTTTACACATCCAAATCCTAAGAAGGTTTTGGTAGTTGGTGGTGGAGATGGTGGAGCAATAAGAGAAATATTAAAGCATCCAAGCGTTGAAAAGGCTGTTCTTTGCGAGATAGATGGAGATGTTATAGATGAGTGCAAAAAATATCTTCCAGAAATAAGTTGTGCACTTGACGACCCAAGATGCGAAATATTTGTAGGCGATGGAATTCAATATGTTAAGGAACATAAAAACGAATTTGACGTCATAATAGTAGATTCAACTGACCCATTCAGCATTGCAGAGGGTCTTTTTGGCGGAAACTTCTACAAGGATATATACAACGCATTGACTGAAGATGGTATATTTATAGCACAAACCGAAACTCCATTCTACCTACCTGATACAGTTAAAAAGGTTCACAACGATGCAAAGGCTATATTCCCAATAACAAAGTTGTTTATGGCTGCAATACCTACATACCCAGGTGGATACTGGAGCTTTACTATAGGTTCAAAGAAATACGACCCTACAGAAGTTGATACAACTAAAATACCTGAGATAGACACAAAATACTATACAAGAGAAATTCATAAAGCATGCTTCGTATTGCCAAGATATATTCAAGAATTGGTAAAGTAA